The following coding sequences are from one Microtus pennsylvanicus isolate mMicPen1 chromosome 1, mMicPen1.hap1, whole genome shotgun sequence window:
- the Cyp2w1 gene encoding cytochrome P450 2W1, with amino-acid sequence MILLLLGVSGILLLLGLWGLLRGYAWHRTLAPRWPPGPRPLPFLGNLHLLGVTQQDRALMELSERYGPVFTVHLGSQKTVVLSGYEVVREALVGTRHELADRPPIPIFQLIQQGRGIFFSSGAHWRVARQFTVRTLHSLGVGQPPMVGKVLQELACLKRQLDSYGGQPFPLALLGWAPCNITFGLVFGQRFDYQDPVFVSLLSLIDQVMVLLGSPGIQLFNTFPRLGALLRLHRPVLSKIEEVRAILRTLLKARRPPLPSGGPMRSYMEALLQQGQEDDPEDMFGEENVLACTLDMVMAGTETTAATLQWAVFLMVKHPHVQGRVQEELDRVLGPGQLPRPEDQRALPYTSAVLHETQRYITLLPHVPRCTTADIQLGGYLLPKGTPVIPLLTSVLLDKTQWETPSQFNPHHFLDADGRFVKRGAFLPFSTGRRVCVGKSLAMMELFLMFAGLLQRYHLLPPPGLSPADLDLRPAPAFTMRPPAQTLCAVPRS; translated from the exons ATGATTCTGCTTCTCCTGGGTGTCTCGGGGATCTTGCTGCTCCTGGGGCTTTGGGGGCTGCTCCGGGGCTATGCCTGGCATCGCACCCTAGCCCCTCGGTGGCCCCCTGGGCCTCGCCCTCTGCCGTTTCTGGGGAACCTGCATTTGCTGGGTGTGACCCAACAGGACCGGGCACTGATGGAG CTCTCAGAACGCTATGGGCCAGTGTTCACAGTCCACCTGGGATCTCAGAAGACTGTGGTGCTGTCAGGCTACGAGGTAGTGAGGGAGGCCCTGGTTGGGACCAGGCATGAACTGGCCGACAGGCCCCCGATCCCCATCTTCCAGCTCATCCAgcaaggcagag GCATCTTCTTTtcctctggagctcactggaggGTGGCTCGCCAGTTCACGGTGCGGACGCTACACAGCCTGGGGGTGGGACAGCCCCCCATGGTGGGCAaggtgctgcaggagctggccTGTCTTAAGAGGCAGCTGGACAGCTATGGAG GCCAGCCCTTCCCCTTGGCCCTGCTGGGCTGGGCACCCTGCAACATCACCTTCGGACTGGTCTTCGGCCAGCGCTTTGACTACCAGGACCCTGTGTTTGTGTCCCTGCTGAGTCTCATTGACCAGGTCATGGTCCTGTTGGGGTCACCTGGCATACAG CTATTCAACACCTTCCCCCGGCTGGGGGCTCTGCTGCGGTTGCACAGGCCTGTCTTGAGCAAGATCGAGGAGGTGCGCGCCATCCTGAGAACCCTGCTGAAGGCACGGAGACCACCTTTGCCAAGTGGCGGCCCCATGCGGAGTTACATGGAGGCTCTGCTCCAGCAGGGCCAG GAGGATGACCCTGAGGACATGTTTGGCGAGGAAAATGTCCTGGCCTGCACATTGGACATGGTCATGGCTGGAACAGAGACCACAGCAGCCACACTGCAGTGGGCAGTCTTCCTAATGGTTAAGCATCCGCATGTGCAGG GCCGTGTGCAGGAGGAGCTGGACCGAGTGCTGGGCCCCGGGCAGCTACCCCGGCCAGAGGACCAGCGAGCGCTGCCGTACACCAGTGCGGTGCTGCATGAGACGCAGCGGTACATCACACTCCTGCCCCATGTGCCCCGCTGCACAACTGCTGATATCCAGCTGGGGGGCTACCTGCTTCCCAAG GGCACCCCTGTGATCCCTCTGCTGACCTCAGTGCTCCTGGACAAGACGCAATGGGAGACCCCAAGCCAGTTCAACCCACACCACTTCCTGGATGCCGACGGGCGGTTCGTGAAGCGGGGcgccttcctgcctttctccacTG GCCGCCGAGTCTGCGTTGGAAAAAGCCTGGCCATGATGGAGCTCTTCCTGATGTTTGCAGGCCTCCTCCAGCGGTACCATCTGCTGCCCCCACCCGGCCTCAGCCCTGCAGACCTGGATCTGCGGCCTGCCCCAGCCTTTACCATGCGGCCCCCTGCCCAGACCTTGTGTGCAGTGCCTAGATCCTAG